One segment of Primulina tabacum isolate GXHZ01 chromosome 6, ASM2559414v2, whole genome shotgun sequence DNA contains the following:
- the LOC142549461 gene encoding uncharacterized protein LOC142549461 isoform X1, with protein MEIDQDAQALKRKRISIPKKKICEPLVNQPNMVAQNLPPPVLLPEPAPHANIEATAKISVSEFDYSVENHFKAVDSIVKLCGQSGTVDSDQSEIERFSNSITFLREWRDFNYSSRVVRFAFQHNSEKKDIVGEVTLPQFSAASVPKLQNPQIQSKITDTKSSKDFVMHVGGAVWALDWCPRVDNNSENDIEPEQFVAIAAHPPESSYHKIGSPLTGRGVIQIWCVLAFCEEKDVPSQCNKKPRPTQKKVTVMANEATKMHRPRGRPRKKPIIDPLEEADTENQYVEPLAVEYPEGSSSFHPSDKTSVSTSKSFEGPGRTQKECNQTKHANALTLISVGGRGNQAKAQNQTQVHNNDLRILRQDEHQEPSLLNPSSSASYHMNSSLRPHNKINCLGSCDTSRYFVPKDIALPRMMLCLAHNGKVAWDVKWRPYNGCDPQSMKRMGYLAVLLGNGALEVWEVPLPQTVKLVYPDCQECVDPRFIKLQPVFRCSILKCGDRQSIPLTLEWSVSDRILVGCHDGAVALWQFSVTDPSTETRPLLSFSADTGPIRALAWAPNQSDVESANVIVTGGHRSFKFWDIRDPFRPSWEHPIQGLAYSLSWLQEPRCVFGSIDDGTLWMVNLVKTASDFPIAGKSHAATKWGTHNFDCSSFSIWSVHASQLTGMVAYCGEDGTAFCFQPTSRSVNDPSRNRIHHHLCGSLLEEGSDLIVVSLLTNSPFIKRCPSMKRGSTAARYQETKTNEPVPKETCGGSDAAHELGCDDSSLTIKKQSSKNTPEDDQEVKSKEKSVNEIQVLPPKIVSMHRVRWNANKKCKKWLCYGGAAGLVRCQEVDISGFE; from the exons ATGGAAATTGATCAGGACGCCCAAGCATTGAAGCGGAAAAGAATCTCTATCCCGAAGAAGAAAATCTGTGAACCGCTGGTCAACCAGCCAAATATGGTGGCGCAAAACCTGCCGCCTCCCGTCCTATTGCCTGAACCCGCTCCACATGCAAACATAGAGGCGACGGCGAAAATATCAGTTTCTGAGTTTGATTATTCGGTCGAGAATCACTTTAAAGCAGTCGACTCAATCGTCAAACTGTGCGGGCAATCCGGAACAGTGGATTCCGATCAGTCTGAAATCGAGAGGTTCTCCAATTCCATCACTTTCTTAAG AGAGTGGAGGGATTTTAATTACTCTTCCCGAGTTGTGCGGTTTGCTTTCCAGCATAATTCTGAGAAAAAAGACATTGTAGGCGAGGTTACATTACCCCAATTTTCAGCTGCAAGTGTTCCGAAG CTTCAAAATCCGCAGATTCAGAGCAAAATTACTGATACAAAATCTAG CAAAGACTTTGTAATGCATGTTGGGGGTGCTGTCTGGGCATTGGATTGGTGTCCTAGAGTTGATAATAATTCGGAGAATGACATTGAGCCTGAG CAGTTCGTTGCTATTGCTGCTCATCCTCCCGAATCTTCATATCACAAGATTGGCTCCCCCTTAACTGGCAGAGGTGTCATTCAAATTTGGTGTGTGTTAGCCTTTTGTGAGGAGAAAGATGTACCATCTCAGTGTAATAAAAAGCCAAGACCAACCCAGAAAAAGGTGACGGTCATGGCTAATGAGGCAACTAAAATGCATAGGCCAAGAGGAAGGCCAAGGAAGAAGCCTATTATTGACCCTTTAGAAGAGGCAGACACCGAAAATCAATATGTGGAACCTCTTGCAGTTGAATACCCTGAGGGTTCTTCTAGTTTCCACCCGTCAGATAAGACTTCTGTAAGTACCAGCAAAAGTTTTGAAGGCCCTGGGAGAACACAAAAAGAATGTAACCAGACAAAACATGCAAATGCGTTAACATTGATTTCTGTAGGAGGCAGAGGAAATCAAGCAAAGGCACAAAATCAAACCCAGGTTCACAATAATGATTTGCGCATTCTCAGACAAGATGAACACCAAGAACCTTCCCTTTTAAATCCATCATCATCTGCAAGTTATCACATGAATTCCTCCTTGAGGCCCCACAATAAGATAAATTGTTTAGGTTCTTGTGATACTTCTAGATACTTTGTTCCCAAGGACATTGCATTGCCTAGAATGATGCTGTGTTTAGCTCATAATGGGAAAGTTGCATGGGATGTAAAGTGGCGGCCATATAATGGTTGCGACCCTCAATCCATGAAGAGAATGGGTTATCTTGCTGTCTTGCTGGGAAATGGTGCACTAGAAGT GTGGGAGGTTCCCCTTCCTCAGACTGTAAAACTCGTATATCCTGATTGCCAAGAGTGTGTCGATCCTCGGTTCATTAAATTGCAACCAGTATTCAGATGTTCAATTTTGAAATGCGGTGATAGACAAAG CATTCCACTAACACTCGAATGGTCTGTATCTGATAGGATTTTGGTTGGATGTCATGATGGAGCG GTTGCATTATGGCAGTTTTCGGTTACTGATCCATCAACAG AAACCAGGCCTTTGCTTTCCTTCAGCGCAGATACAGGTCCTATTAGAGCCCTGGCATGGGCACCAAATCAAAG TGATGTCGAGAGCGCAAATGTAATCGTCACTGGTGGACATAGAAGCTttaaattttgggatataag GGATCCGTTTCGTCCCTCGTGGGAACATCCAATTCAAGGGTTAGCTTATAGTTTGAGTTGGCTGCAAGAACCACG ATGTGTTTTTGGATCCATTGATGATGGAACGTTGTGGATGGTCAACTTAGTGAAAACGGCATCTGATTTTCCAATTGCTGGAAAGTCTCATGCGGCCACGAAATGGGGGACCCACAATTTTGACTGTTCCTCATTCTCCATATGGAGTGTTCACGCTTCTCAACTGACAG GCATGGTGGCATATTGTGGTGAGGATGGAACAGCTTTTTGCTTCCAG CCGACATCTAGATCAGTGAATGATCCTTCTCGAAATCGTATTCATCATCATCTCTGTGGATCACTGCTGGAAGAGGGATCTGATCTAATTGTAGTCAGCCTGTTGACTAATTCTCCATTCATAAAACGATGTCCAAGCATGAAACGTGGGTCTACAGCTGCAAGATATCAAGAGACAAAAACGAATGAACCGGTGCCTAAAG AAACATGTGGCGGCAGCGATGCAGCGCATGAACTTGGATGTGATGACTCATCCTTAACAATCAAGAAACAAAGCAGCAAGAATACGCCGGAAGATGATCAAGAAGTTAAAAGTAAAGAAAAAAGCGTGAATGAAATCCAAGTTCTCCCTCCCAAGATAGTGTCAATGCACCGGGTCAGATGGAATGCGAACAAAAAGTGTAAGAAGTGGCTGTGCTACGGCGGAGCTGCTGGCTTGGTACGCTGTCAGGAGGTTGATATTTCTGGTTTTGAATAA
- the LOC142549461 gene encoding uncharacterized protein LOC142549461 isoform X2 — protein MEIDQDAQALKRKRISIPKKKICEPLVNQPNMVAQNLPPPVLLPEPAPHANIEATAKISVSEFDYSVENHFKAVDSIVKLCGQSGTVDSDQSEIERFSNSITFLREWRDFNYSSRVVRFAFQHNSEKKDIVGEVTLPQFSAASVPKLQNPQIQSKITDTKSSKDFVMHVGGAVWALDWCPRVDNNSENDIEPEFVAIAAHPPESSYHKIGSPLTGRGVIQIWCVLAFCEEKDVPSQCNKKPRPTQKKVTVMANEATKMHRPRGRPRKKPIIDPLEEADTENQYVEPLAVEYPEGSSSFHPSDKTSVSTSKSFEGPGRTQKECNQTKHANALTLISVGGRGNQAKAQNQTQVHNNDLRILRQDEHQEPSLLNPSSSASYHMNSSLRPHNKINCLGSCDTSRYFVPKDIALPRMMLCLAHNGKVAWDVKWRPYNGCDPQSMKRMGYLAVLLGNGALEVWEVPLPQTVKLVYPDCQECVDPRFIKLQPVFRCSILKCGDRQSIPLTLEWSVSDRILVGCHDGAVALWQFSVTDPSTETRPLLSFSADTGPIRALAWAPNQSDVESANVIVTGGHRSFKFWDIRDPFRPSWEHPIQGLAYSLSWLQEPRCVFGSIDDGTLWMVNLVKTASDFPIAGKSHAATKWGTHNFDCSSFSIWSVHASQLTGMVAYCGEDGTAFCFQPTSRSVNDPSRNRIHHHLCGSLLEEGSDLIVVSLLTNSPFIKRCPSMKRGSTAARYQETKTNEPVPKETCGGSDAAHELGCDDSSLTIKKQSSKNTPEDDQEVKSKEKSVNEIQVLPPKIVSMHRVRWNANKKCKKWLCYGGAAGLVRCQEVDISGFE, from the exons ATGGAAATTGATCAGGACGCCCAAGCATTGAAGCGGAAAAGAATCTCTATCCCGAAGAAGAAAATCTGTGAACCGCTGGTCAACCAGCCAAATATGGTGGCGCAAAACCTGCCGCCTCCCGTCCTATTGCCTGAACCCGCTCCACATGCAAACATAGAGGCGACGGCGAAAATATCAGTTTCTGAGTTTGATTATTCGGTCGAGAATCACTTTAAAGCAGTCGACTCAATCGTCAAACTGTGCGGGCAATCCGGAACAGTGGATTCCGATCAGTCTGAAATCGAGAGGTTCTCCAATTCCATCACTTTCTTAAG AGAGTGGAGGGATTTTAATTACTCTTCCCGAGTTGTGCGGTTTGCTTTCCAGCATAATTCTGAGAAAAAAGACATTGTAGGCGAGGTTACATTACCCCAATTTTCAGCTGCAAGTGTTCCGAAG CTTCAAAATCCGCAGATTCAGAGCAAAATTACTGATACAAAATCTAG CAAAGACTTTGTAATGCATGTTGGGGGTGCTGTCTGGGCATTGGATTGGTGTCCTAGAGTTGATAATAATTCGGAGAATGACATTGAGCCTGAG TTCGTTGCTATTGCTGCTCATCCTCCCGAATCTTCATATCACAAGATTGGCTCCCCCTTAACTGGCAGAGGTGTCATTCAAATTTGGTGTGTGTTAGCCTTTTGTGAGGAGAAAGATGTACCATCTCAGTGTAATAAAAAGCCAAGACCAACCCAGAAAAAGGTGACGGTCATGGCTAATGAGGCAACTAAAATGCATAGGCCAAGAGGAAGGCCAAGGAAGAAGCCTATTATTGACCCTTTAGAAGAGGCAGACACCGAAAATCAATATGTGGAACCTCTTGCAGTTGAATACCCTGAGGGTTCTTCTAGTTTCCACCCGTCAGATAAGACTTCTGTAAGTACCAGCAAAAGTTTTGAAGGCCCTGGGAGAACACAAAAAGAATGTAACCAGACAAAACATGCAAATGCGTTAACATTGATTTCTGTAGGAGGCAGAGGAAATCAAGCAAAGGCACAAAATCAAACCCAGGTTCACAATAATGATTTGCGCATTCTCAGACAAGATGAACACCAAGAACCTTCCCTTTTAAATCCATCATCATCTGCAAGTTATCACATGAATTCCTCCTTGAGGCCCCACAATAAGATAAATTGTTTAGGTTCTTGTGATACTTCTAGATACTTTGTTCCCAAGGACATTGCATTGCCTAGAATGATGCTGTGTTTAGCTCATAATGGGAAAGTTGCATGGGATGTAAAGTGGCGGCCATATAATGGTTGCGACCCTCAATCCATGAAGAGAATGGGTTATCTTGCTGTCTTGCTGGGAAATGGTGCACTAGAAGT GTGGGAGGTTCCCCTTCCTCAGACTGTAAAACTCGTATATCCTGATTGCCAAGAGTGTGTCGATCCTCGGTTCATTAAATTGCAACCAGTATTCAGATGTTCAATTTTGAAATGCGGTGATAGACAAAG CATTCCACTAACACTCGAATGGTCTGTATCTGATAGGATTTTGGTTGGATGTCATGATGGAGCG GTTGCATTATGGCAGTTTTCGGTTACTGATCCATCAACAG AAACCAGGCCTTTGCTTTCCTTCAGCGCAGATACAGGTCCTATTAGAGCCCTGGCATGGGCACCAAATCAAAG TGATGTCGAGAGCGCAAATGTAATCGTCACTGGTGGACATAGAAGCTttaaattttgggatataag GGATCCGTTTCGTCCCTCGTGGGAACATCCAATTCAAGGGTTAGCTTATAGTTTGAGTTGGCTGCAAGAACCACG ATGTGTTTTTGGATCCATTGATGATGGAACGTTGTGGATGGTCAACTTAGTGAAAACGGCATCTGATTTTCCAATTGCTGGAAAGTCTCATGCGGCCACGAAATGGGGGACCCACAATTTTGACTGTTCCTCATTCTCCATATGGAGTGTTCACGCTTCTCAACTGACAG GCATGGTGGCATATTGTGGTGAGGATGGAACAGCTTTTTGCTTCCAG CCGACATCTAGATCAGTGAATGATCCTTCTCGAAATCGTATTCATCATCATCTCTGTGGATCACTGCTGGAAGAGGGATCTGATCTAATTGTAGTCAGCCTGTTGACTAATTCTCCATTCATAAAACGATGTCCAAGCATGAAACGTGGGTCTACAGCTGCAAGATATCAAGAGACAAAAACGAATGAACCGGTGCCTAAAG AAACATGTGGCGGCAGCGATGCAGCGCATGAACTTGGATGTGATGACTCATCCTTAACAATCAAGAAACAAAGCAGCAAGAATACGCCGGAAGATGATCAAGAAGTTAAAAGTAAAGAAAAAAGCGTGAATGAAATCCAAGTTCTCCCTCCCAAGATAGTGTCAATGCACCGGGTCAGATGGAATGCGAACAAAAAGTGTAAGAAGTGGCTGTGCTACGGCGGAGCTGCTGGCTTGGTACGCTGTCAGGAGGTTGATATTTCTGGTTTTGAATAA